Below is a window of Enterococcus gilvus ATCC BAA-350 DNA.
ACGTTGCATGATCCGCAGCTTTTGTAATACCGTAAATCAACGCGGCGCTCATCGCTGATAAATCAAGAATACCGAAAATATCCAATTTACTTTCTCGGTTAAATGGTTCAAAAGCGGGCAATGTTCGCATCATTAAAGGTGCCGCGATGAGAACGATGAAAACATTGATAAAGAAGATCCAGCGCCATGATGCCGCTTGAACGATGAACCCGCCTAATACAGGACCAAGGATCGGTCCAAAGATCATTGGCGTACTGACGATCGCCATGACGCGTCCGATATTTTCGGGACCTGCCGTTTTAACTAACAGGGTTGACATCAAGGGCGTAATGATCCCTGCCGTAAACCCCTGAAGCAGACGAAAAACGATGAAGCTCGTAACACTCCAGCTAATACCTGCTAAAACAGAGGTGAAACCGAAAAGAATGACGGCAGCAATGAAAATCTTCTTTCCGTCAAAACGATTCATCAGCCAACCTGCGATAGGTACGGCAATGGCTAACGCCAAGACATAGCCCGTGATCGCCCATTGGATCGTTGCTAAGTTCGTGTGAAAATTTCTGGTCAATTGATCAATGGCGATATTCACCATCGTTGAGTCCAGCATTGGGGCAATAGCGCCTAAAGCAATCGCCCAGGCAGCAGATAATACTTCTTTTGGTAATTTATTTAAATGTGATTGAGTCATAGAAAACACCTTTCTTATTGTTATGGATTTGATTGAAATGTCTATTCTTCCCCTTGTCGAATAGCGGTCTTTTTTGTTTCCCAGGAAACTATACAGCCTCTTTGTTTCCTTGTCAACAAAATTAAATCAAAAAAAAAGAAGCAGTCGCGAATGACTGCTTCAAATCAGTGAGTTGTGATCCCTTGTTTCTTGATTTCTGAATCCAAATGTTGGTTATACCGTGCGAGAAATGTTAAGAAGGCATCGTATTGATCGTCAGTAATTGGTTCAAAAACAACCTCGTCGCGATCTTCAAATTCTTGGTGAAGCTGCTCATGAATATCAAAGACCTTTTGTCCTTCTTCAGTCAGCTTAAAATAAATTTCCTTTTTATTATCCGCCTTTTGGTAACTTTCAATATACTTCTTTTGCAGCATTTTTTTCGTCAGCTTACTGATGGCCCCACGAGTCATATACATAGATTCCGCCATTTTTGTAACGTTTGGGTCTTCATGTTTACCAATAAATTCGATGCAATGTACTTCGGAAACAGCATATCCTGCCAAAGCTTTTTCCATTTTTACCTTATCTAACCAGGCCCGCTTGTTAAACACTTCGCTGAAGCCTTCCAGAACCTCTTCTCTTTTGTTCATACTCGATCCCCCTAGTCATTGCGCTGGACTTTTTATTAACCATTCGTAAATGCAAGACTATTTTAAGGTGTTTTTGTTTCTTTTTCAACAAAATCATTTTGGATTCCGTTCGATCCGTCTTCTTTTCATTTATAAAAGTCAAATATATCGTGTTGCTTTGTCTGCTTTCAACAATTAAAAAATCAAATAAAAATGTAAAAATATAAATTAAATAAATAAGTAATTTTTTTTGACATACCGCCTTCTTTTTCATACTATATAGGTATAGAAGATGTGAGTGGCTCGAACCTTTTCAGATGTGTTCTAAAAGACCACTTCGTTGCGTCTCTATAATGACTATGCTATGATTGAGATGGAAGTTCTGTGATGTGCGCGTTGCCCATTTCAGTGTTGACCGAACATTTTTATTGATATCTTGGGATCCGTCTTGTGTCAAAGTTGGTAACATGCCTTTTCATTTGGTAGTTCGATGCTTAGACCATGGAACCCACCTGCTAGATTTTGCGGGATCAATACTATCGGGCGAATAACGGCATCGACGGAATTTTCCATTTTTTTATGGAATGAAAGCAATTTGCGAACTGCAAATTGCTTTTTATTGTATTGGAGGAAGAAAATGGTTCGCATTTTATTATTTTTACTTGCGCTTATTTTATTAATTTGCAGTTATTACTTGATCAAAAAACCACAGGGGCTATTAGTTCTCTTTAGTAAAGAAACACAAACTGAAGCACGCAGCTTCTTACGTCAATTTGGAATTATCTATGCCGTTTTAGGGATCATGGCGCTATTGGTCGGTGTGATGAACAACCGTTCCTATTCGATGATGTATTTGATCCTGCTTTTAGTGGTTGCAGCGATCTTTGCTTTATTGATGGGCGCAAAAACAAAAAAAGGGTAACAGTACCATTTTCGAGTCTTTTGATTTAAAATAAAGATGAGAAACGGATACTGATCCAATTCTTTAGAAGTGAACCGATTTTTAATTAGATAGTATGGAAATCGTTTTTCTACAGAAGGATGGATTCTTTGAAATGAAAAGGAGTGGGAAATGATGGATCAAGAATACAGTAAAATCATGGTGGCAGTTGACGGTTCTAATGAAGCGGAATTAGCATTCAGAAAAGCAGTGAATGTAGCGAAACGAAATCAGGCAGAATTACTACTCGCTCATGTCATTGATACGCGTGCATTCCAAACAGTTTCTTCTTTCGATAATGTTCTTGCAGAACAGGCTACGGATATGGCGAAGCAAACCTTAGGTGATTATGAAGCTGAAGCGAAAAAAGCCGGCGTCAAAAATATCAGCAAGGTCATTGAATACGGCGCACCAAAAGTGATGATCGCCAATCAAATCCCGGAAAACAACGATATTGACTTGATCATGCTGGGTGCTACAGGATTAAATGCAGTAGAACGTTTATTTATCGGTTCCGTATCGGAATACGTTATTCGCAACGCCGCTTGCGACGTCTTGATCGTTCGTACAGATTTAGACAATAAGATTCCTGAAGAAGACAAATAAAACAGTGACTACAAAGAGGGAGCGCCGATTGGCACTCCCTCTTTTCCTTATAGCCATTTCGCTTTAATCCAACATTGATTTGTAAAGCTCGCTGATTTCTTCTACTGTTGCA
It encodes the following:
- a CDS encoding MarR family transcriptional regulator produces the protein MNKREEVLEGFSEVFNKRAWLDKVKMEKALAGYAVSEVHCIEFIGKHEDPNVTKMAESMYMTRGAISKLTKKMLQKKYIESYQKADNKKEIYFKLTEEGQKVFDIHEQLHQEFEDRDEVVFEPITDDQYDAFLTFLARYNQHLDSEIKKQGITTH
- a CDS encoding universal stress protein yields the protein MDQEYSKIMVAVDGSNEAELAFRKAVNVAKRNQAELLLAHVIDTRAFQTVSSFDNVLAEQATDMAKQTLGDYEAEAKKAGVKNISKVIEYGAPKVMIANQIPENNDIDLIMLGATGLNAVERLFIGSVSEYVIRNAACDVLIVRTDLDNKIPEEDK